A single region of the Acidobacteriota bacterium genome encodes:
- a CDS encoding VWA domain-containing protein: MRCNLLVRAFLIAVSAVLLGSGVAAAAKKKRPPCQDGRQPDAGALPARHLQWTEEVALLLTDEEIQSFLCLSQDYQRDAFITEFWKARDPYPETARNEFREHWSERLSMVRQLFDSTDDERARYYLLNGPPDIHVDICPRRSATKVEAWFYGFRDLSEVIGAIYSRRLRQDQYAVIFYRPLGVGAWRVWLPNEDLGRRLMQPGGRTDLPGGSLGGLSREDLGAGCKDEELGYAIGIVQLLNDWGGMLGFYYDRLIGEKLEPIEAPSNEWLRTFESYSTDLPSGAPQLAASLNVTFPGRKESRTVVQTLVQVEAASATLADLAGARSYGFELIGEILRADADTGDDRLFESFRYRFEFPVEDDGAGNDELAAMPLVAQRYLRPGNFKLILRVDDLNGDAVWRHAQPLEVPRVEEAAGWTEADLEPIFAEANRALAAGEPTIRIIEPGGDLISGYLRFDTAVTGPVDKVRFTLDDKDLFTTKRAPFSADVRLGDLPRSQMLRAIAYDAAGDQIASDSYLINGSPHRFDVRIIEPIPGNRHSDSVRMRAQVTVPEGRSLEELQVFRNDDQVATLYEEPFTVPIELQDGPALTIVRIVGKLLDAEGPAAFVEDTAIINGPATLEEVQVDFVELYTTVDDRDRRPLLDLPENAFRVLEDGVQQEIVRFERVDDTPLIGTILLDVSASMEERLERSVRAAADFFQQVITERDELSIVTFNDRPHLAAPFTRDRIEFAKGLMGLRAERGTALYDSLIFTLYHLNGLPGQRTVLLLSDGVDEHSRYDLDDALEYARRSEAAIYAIGLALPKKAKESPKKVLEQLATETGGRAFFVDDVSQLGGVYDQIAVELRSKYFLAYQSSSTQPSDAFRRVEVQVDARGAKARTIRGYYP; this comes from the coding sequence CCTCATCGCCGTCTCCGCGGTCCTGCTCGGCTCGGGCGTCGCGGCAGCCGCCAAGAAGAAGCGGCCCCCCTGCCAGGACGGCCGTCAGCCCGATGCCGGCGCCCTGCCGGCCCGCCACCTCCAGTGGACCGAGGAAGTCGCCCTGCTGCTGACCGACGAGGAGATTCAGTCCTTCCTCTGCCTTTCCCAGGACTACCAGCGGGACGCCTTCATCACCGAGTTCTGGAAGGCGCGCGACCCCTACCCCGAAACCGCCCGCAACGAGTTCCGGGAACACTGGAGCGAACGGCTGTCGATGGTGCGCCAGTTGTTCGACAGCACGGACGACGAGCGGGCCCGGTACTACCTCCTGAACGGACCTCCCGACATTCACGTCGACATCTGTCCGCGGCGTTCCGCCACCAAGGTCGAGGCCTGGTTCTACGGCTTCCGGGACCTGAGCGAGGTGATCGGCGCGATCTACAGCCGCCGGCTCCGGCAGGACCAGTACGCGGTCATCTTCTATCGGCCGTTGGGAGTCGGCGCCTGGCGGGTCTGGTTGCCGAACGAGGATCTCGGCCGACGGCTGATGCAGCCGGGCGGACGAACCGACCTGCCCGGCGGGAGTCTCGGTGGACTGAGCCGCGAGGACCTCGGAGCCGGCTGCAAGGACGAGGAACTCGGCTACGCGATCGGCATCGTTCAGCTCCTGAACGACTGGGGCGGCATGCTGGGCTTCTACTACGACCGGCTGATCGGCGAGAAGCTGGAGCCGATCGAGGCACCCTCCAACGAGTGGCTGCGCACGTTCGAGTCCTACTCCACCGATCTTCCCTCCGGCGCGCCGCAGCTTGCAGCCTCGCTCAACGTGACCTTCCCGGGCCGCAAGGAGAGCCGCACCGTGGTGCAGACCCTGGTCCAGGTCGAAGCTGCCAGCGCGACCCTCGCCGACCTCGCCGGCGCCCGTTCCTACGGCTTCGAGCTGATCGGAGAGATTCTGCGCGCGGATGCCGACACCGGCGACGACCGCCTGTTCGAGAGCTTCCGCTACCGCTTCGAGTTCCCGGTGGAGGACGACGGGGCAGGCAACGACGAACTCGCCGCCATGCCGCTCGTCGCCCAGCGCTATCTCAGACCCGGGAACTTCAAGCTGATCCTGCGCGTCGACGACCTGAACGGGGACGCGGTGTGGCGTCACGCCCAGCCGCTCGAAGTACCCCGGGTCGAAGAGGCCGCCGGCTGGACCGAGGCCGACCTCGAACCGATCTTCGCCGAGGCCAATCGCGCTCTGGCCGCCGGCGAGCCGACGATCCGGATCATCGAGCCCGGCGGCGACCTGATCTCCGGCTACCTCCGCTTCGACACCGCGGTCACGGGCCCGGTCGACAAGGTGCGCTTCACCCTCGACGACAAGGACCTCTTCACCACCAAGCGGGCACCCTTCAGCGCCGACGTGCGACTGGGCGATCTGCCCCGGAGCCAGATGCTGCGCGCCATCGCCTATGACGCCGCCGGCGACCAGATCGCCAGCGACTCCTATCTGATCAACGGCTCTCCCCACCGCTTCGACGTGCGGATCATCGAGCCGATCCCCGGCAACCGTCACAGCGACAGCGTCCGCATGCGAGCCCAGGTCACGGTGCCAGAGGGACGGAGCCTCGAGGAACTCCAGGTGTTCCGCAACGACGACCAGGTGGCAACGCTCTACGAAGAGCCCTTCACCGTACCCATCGAGCTGCAGGACGGACCGGCGCTGACGATCGTGCGGATCGTCGGCAAGCTGCTCGACGCCGAGGGTCCGGCCGCCTTCGTCGAGGACACCGCGATCATCAATGGTCCGGCCACCCTCGAAGAAGTCCAGGTCGACTTCGTGGAGCTGTACACGACGGTCGACGACCGGGACCGCCGGCCCCTGCTCGATCTCCCGGAGAACGCCTTCCGGGTGCTCGAGGACGGAGTCCAGCAGGAGATCGTCCGCTTCGAGCGGGTCGACGACACGCCGCTGATCGGCACGATCCTCCTCGACGTCTCGGCGTCCATGGAGGAGCGCCTCGAACGGTCGGTTCGGGCCGCCGCCGATTTCTTCCAGCAGGTGATCACGGAACGCGACGAGCTTTCGATTGTCACCTTCAACGACCGTCCCCACCTGGCGGCCCCCTTCACCCGCGACCGGATCGAGTTCGCCAAGGGACTGATGGGGCTGCGCGCCGAGCGGGGCACCGCGCTCTACGACAGCCTGATCTTCACCCTCTACCACCTGAACGGGCTGCCCGGCCAGCGCACGGTCCTGCTGCTCTCCGACGGCGTCGATGAACACAGCCGCTACGACCTGGACGACGCGCTGGAGTACGCCCGTCGCTCCGAGGCGGCCATCTACGCGATCGGCCTGGCACTGCCGAAGAAGGCGAAGGAGAGCCCGAAGAAGGTGCTCGAGCAACTGGCGACCGAGACCGGCGGCCGCGCCTTCTTCGTCGACGACGTGAGCCAACTCGGCGGCGTCTACGACCAGATCGCCGTCGAGCTGCGCTCGAAGTACTTCCTCGCCTACCAGTCGTCGAGCACCCAGCCGAGCGACGCCTTCCGCAGGGTGGAAGTGCAGGTCGACGCCAGGGGCGCGAAAGCGCGAACGATCCGCGGCTACTACCCGTAG
- a CDS encoding DNA-3-methyladenine glycosylase I, whose product MPERTRCGWVNEDPLYLAYHDDEWGVPVYDDRHLYEMLVLEGAQAGLSWYTILKKREGYRRAFDGFDPERVARFDEQKVAALLQDPGIVRNGLKVNAAIGNARVWLDLRESGVRFSDFLWEFTGGEPVVNEWSRLKDIPVATPASEAMSKALKKLGFRFVGPTICYAFMQAVGMVNDHTTTCFRWKECKALAEEPR is encoded by the coding sequence GTGCCCGAGCGGACACGGTGCGGCTGGGTCAACGAGGACCCTCTCTACCTCGCATACCACGACGACGAGTGGGGCGTTCCCGTCTACGACGACCGCCACCTCTACGAGATGCTGGTGCTCGAGGGCGCCCAGGCCGGGCTGAGCTGGTACACGATCCTCAAGAAGCGCGAGGGGTACCGGCGCGCATTCGACGGGTTCGACCCGGAGCGCGTCGCCCGTTTCGACGAGCAGAAGGTCGCCGCGCTCCTGCAGGATCCCGGTATCGTGCGCAACGGCCTCAAGGTGAACGCAGCGATCGGAAACGCACGCGTGTGGCTGGACCTGCGCGAGTCGGGCGTGCGCTTCTCGGACTTCCTGTGGGAGTTCACCGGCGGTGAGCCCGTCGTCAACGAATGGAGTCGGCTCAAGGACATTCCCGTAGCGACGCCGGCCTCCGAGGCGATGAGCAAGGCGCTGAAGAAGCTCGGATTCCGCTTCGTCGGCCCCACGATCTGCTATGCGTTCATGCAGGCCGTGGGCATGGTCAACGACCACACGACGACGTGCTTTCGGTGGAAGGAATGCAAGGCGCTCGCGGAAGAACCTCGCTGA
- a CDS encoding PQQ-binding-like beta-propeller repeat protein, whose protein sequence is MRTALGATLALCTVAAAPASDWPQFRGPTGQGHAPDEAVPLTWSETENVAWKAPVPGRGWSSPVIADGLVWLTTAVTDRETGTSLRLLAYDATSGDAVMDVEVFDISDTILLNQKNSFASPTPVIDPAGERVYVHFGSQGTAAVAAGGESAGAVLWRTRFSYTSQHGNGGSPILHDGLLIVSIDGYDTAFLVAVDAQTGEERWRAVRAAPISQAYSTPLVIRVGDAKQIVNVSAFRASAHEPTTGSEIWRVEYPGGFSNVSRPVYGHGLVYLSTGFNEPVLLAVRPTGEGDVTDSEVAWRLRRGAPLTVSPILVGDELYTVTDSGIATCIDALAGEIRWQHRLGGNHSASPIHAGGRIYLQNEEGVTTVIAPGPSFEQLARNELDGSTLASIAVTDGTFFIRTGTHLYRIEESP, encoded by the coding sequence GTGCGAACGGCCCTCGGCGCGACACTTGCCCTGTGCACGGTTGCTGCCGCCCCCGCGAGCGACTGGCCGCAGTTCAGGGGTCCGACCGGGCAGGGGCACGCACCGGACGAAGCAGTGCCGCTCACCTGGAGCGAGACGGAGAACGTCGCCTGGAAGGCGCCAGTTCCCGGCCGGGGCTGGTCGTCGCCCGTCATCGCCGATGGCCTGGTTTGGTTGACGACGGCGGTTACGGACCGCGAGACGGGCACCTCGCTCCGCTTGCTGGCCTACGACGCCACGTCCGGCGACGCCGTGATGGATGTCGAAGTGTTCGACATCTCCGACACGATCCTCCTGAACCAGAAGAACAGCTTCGCCTCGCCGACGCCCGTGATCGATCCGGCCGGCGAGCGGGTGTACGTCCACTTCGGCTCGCAGGGCACGGCGGCGGTCGCCGCGGGTGGCGAGTCGGCAGGCGCCGTTCTCTGGCGAACCCGCTTCTCCTACACCTCGCAGCATGGGAACGGGGGATCGCCGATCCTTCACGACGGACTGCTCATCGTCAGCATCGACGGCTACGACACCGCCTTCCTGGTCGCCGTGGACGCCCAGACCGGCGAAGAACGCTGGCGGGCGGTGCGGGCGGCGCCGATCTCGCAGGCCTACTCCACGCCGCTGGTGATTCGTGTCGGGGATGCCAAGCAGATCGTCAACGTCAGCGCCTTCCGCGCCTCGGCGCACGAGCCGACAACCGGTAGCGAGATCTGGCGGGTCGAGTACCCGGGCGGTTTTTCCAACGTCTCCCGACCGGTCTACGGCCACGGGCTCGTCTACCTCTCGACCGGTTTCAACGAGCCGGTCCTGCTCGCGGTCCGTCCCACCGGAGAGGGCGACGTTACGGACTCGGAAGTCGCCTGGAGACTCCGTCGCGGCGCTCCGCTCACCGTGTCGCCGATTCTCGTCGGCGACGAGCTCTACACCGTGACCGACAGCGGCATCGCCACCTGCATCGACGCTCTGGCGGGGGAGATTCGCTGGCAGCACCGGCTTGGCGGCAACCACTCGGCCTCGCCGATCCATGCCGGCGGCCGGATCTACCTTCAGAACGAAGAGGGAGTCACGACCGTCATAGCACCCGGCCCCAGCTTCGAGCAGTTGGCCCGCAACGAACTCGACGGCTCCACCCTCGCCTCGATCGCCGTCACTGACGGCACATTCTTCATCCGGACGGGAACTCACCTGTACCGCATCGAAGAGTCGCCGTAG
- a CDS encoding alpha/beta fold hydrolase, with translation MTAVRICRSLKTAVPVAVASLLVTPTLLAAQTDVASGHWEGSIEAPTGPLVVMVDLAETDGTWSGTIDIPAQGAADLPLADVSVDVDSGAVRFTITGVPGEPTFQGTLAGGEITGEFSQGPARLPFKLGREAVEVEAPARPQEPRPPFPYDAEDVEYRNGNVKIAGTLTLPPGDGKVPAALLISGSGALNRDLELAGHKPFLVLADHLTRRGIAVLRVDDRGVGGSTGSTWQSTSRDKANDVLTGVRFLRGHDRIDPERVGLIGISEGGLVAPLALNRVEPGTIAYAVLLAGPGVPGGDLLRQQLRRIAAADGAPAEMIEELAALQDKGLEIIASDMPHAEAEAALRQVAQEQLAASPETAQLSGEDLEAAVSAAVESNLSPWFRFFIRYDPRPALGGLAVPTLALFGGKDTQVDADQNQSAMEAALAASGNPDVTIRRFADMNHLFQTAGTGSPAEYAQIEQTMAPEVLDLIGIWIAERFVD, from the coding sequence ATGACCGCAGTCCGAATCTGCCGGAGCCTGAAGACAGCCGTGCCTGTCGCCGTCGCGTCATTGCTGGTGACCCCAACGCTGCTCGCGGCCCAGACGGACGTTGCCTCCGGGCACTGGGAAGGTTCGATCGAGGCCCCTACGGGGCCGCTCGTCGTCATGGTGGACCTGGCCGAGACCGACGGCACCTGGTCGGGAACGATCGACATCCCGGCCCAGGGCGCCGCCGATCTGCCGCTAGCGGACGTCAGCGTGGATGTGGACAGCGGCGCGGTCCGCTTCACGATCACCGGCGTCCCCGGCGAACCGACCTTTCAGGGCACGCTGGCCGGCGGCGAGATCACGGGCGAGTTCAGTCAGGGGCCGGCCCGGCTCCCCTTCAAACTCGGCCGCGAGGCGGTCGAGGTCGAGGCGCCGGCACGGCCGCAGGAACCAAGACCGCCCTTCCCCTACGATGCCGAAGACGTCGAGTACAGGAACGGCAACGTGAAGATCGCCGGCACGCTGACCCTGCCGCCGGGCGATGGCAAGGTCCCGGCGGCGCTCTTGATCAGCGGCAGCGGCGCCCTGAACCGCGATCTCGAACTCGCGGGCCACAAGCCCTTCCTCGTGCTGGCAGACCACCTGACCCGGCGCGGCATCGCGGTGTTGCGGGTCGACGACCGCGGCGTCGGTGGTTCAACTGGCAGCACGTGGCAGTCGACATCCCGGGACAAGGCGAACGACGTTCTCACCGGCGTGCGTTTCCTGCGCGGTCACGACCGGATCGACCCGGAACGGGTCGGCTTGATCGGGATCTCCGAAGGCGGTCTCGTCGCTCCGCTGGCGCTCAACCGGGTCGAGCCCGGCACGATCGCGTACGCGGTGCTGCTGGCCGGACCGGGGGTGCCCGGCGGCGACCTGCTGCGCCAGCAACTCCGGCGGATCGCGGCCGCGGATGGCGCGCCAGCGGAGATGATCGAGGAGCTCGCCGCCCTTCAGGACAAGGGACTCGAGATCATCGCCTCCGACATGCCTCACGCCGAGGCGGAAGCCGCGCTGCGACAGGTCGCACAGGAACAGTTGGCGGCCTCGCCCGAGACGGCCCAACTCAGCGGGGAAGACCTGGAAGCCGCCGTGTCCGCCGCGGTCGAATCGAACCTCAGTCCCTGGTTCCGGTTCTTCATCCGCTACGACCCGCGGCCCGCCCTGGGCGGACTCGCCGTGCCGACGCTGGCCCTGTTCGGCGGCAAGGACACGCAGGTCGACGCCGATCAGAATCAGTCCGCCATGGAGGCTGCGCTCGCCGCGTCCGGCAACCCGGACGTGACCATTCGCCGGTTTGCCGACATGAACCACCTGTTCCAGACCGCGGGCACCGGCTCCCCGGCCGAGTACGCGCAGATCGAGCAGACGATGGCGCCGGAAGTTCTCGATCTGATCGGAATCTGGATTGCCGAACGGTTCGTGGACTGA
- a CDS encoding 2Fe-2S iron-sulfur cluster-binding protein, whose amino-acid sequence MPKITYIDHDGGSREVEAPVGDSVMECAVDNDVDGIVAACGGNCSCSTCHVYIDEAWVEAVGPRHEEEEFTLEYGIDVRPTSRLSCQIKVTDELDGLVVHLPADQAE is encoded by the coding sequence ATGCCGAAGATCACCTACATCGATCATGACGGCGGCTCGCGCGAGGTCGAGGCGCCGGTCGGAGACTCCGTCATGGAGTGCGCGGTCGACAACGACGTCGACGGAATCGTCGCGGCCTGCGGCGGAAACTGCTCCTGCAGCACCTGCCATGTCTACATCGACGAGGCCTGGGTCGAGGCGGTCGGTCCCCGCCATGAGGAAGAGGAGTTCACGCTCGAGTACGGCATCGACGTGCGCCCCACAAGCCGCCTGAGTTGCCAGATCAAAGTGACCGACGAGCTGGACGGCCTGGTCGTCCATCTTCCCGCCGACCAGGCGGAGTAG
- a CDS encoding metal-dependent hydrolase: MTLELTFLGHSGFLMSDGGHTLAVDPFLTGNPVATMAAGDVKCDAIALTHGHSDHFGDTLAIAQANNANVIAAFEMCNYLQEQGHDNVNPGNPGGRIDTEFGWVAFTHAFHSSSYEGRYMGMPCGLVVQMGGKTVYHCGDTGLFGDMKLIGEIYRPDAACVPIGDRFTMGPELATKAAELIGAPVAIPIHYNTWPPIAQDPADFAPAGVEVKVMTPGDTLTI, translated from the coding sequence ATGACCCTCGAACTCACCTTCCTCGGCCATTCCGGCTTCCTGATGAGCGACGGCGGCCACACGCTCGCGGTCGATCCCTTTCTCACGGGCAATCCGGTAGCGACGATGGCGGCCGGTGACGTGAAGTGCGACGCCATCGCCCTGACGCACGGCCACTCGGACCACTTCGGCGACACCCTGGCCATCGCCCAGGCCAACAACGCAAACGTGATCGCCGCGTTCGAGATGTGCAACTACCTGCAGGAACAGGGGCACGACAACGTGAACCCCGGCAACCCGGGCGGCCGGATCGACACGGAGTTCGGCTGGGTCGCGTTCACTCATGCCTTTCACTCTTCGTCCTACGAAGGCCGCTACATGGGAATGCCGTGCGGACTCGTCGTCCAGATGGGCGGTAAGACCGTCTACCACTGCGGCGACACGGGGCTCTTCGGCGACATGAAGCTGATCGGCGAGATCTACAGGCCCGACGCCGCCTGTGTACCGATCGGCGATCGTTTCACCATGGGGCCGGAGTTGGCGACGAAGGCGGCCGAGCTGATCGGAGCGCCAGTCGCGATTCCGATCCACTACAACACCTGGCCGCCGATCGCGCAGGATCCGGCCGACTTCGCGCCCGCCGGCGTCGAAGTCAAGGTCATGACGCCGGGCGATACGCTCACCATCTGA
- a CDS encoding ABC transporter ATP-binding protein — translation MLVFDHVSKCFGDLRAVDDLSFELEAGEVFGLLGPNGAGKTTAINMAVGLLEPDEGVVRFADEAFDRDPRDAENRRSLGLAPQSIALYEQISGADNLRFFGRLHGLRGSDLEERVAACLDFADLVDVGKKVVSKYSGGMQRRLNLAVAIIHDPELVLLDEPTVGVDPQSRNAIFERVEQLRDAGKQVVYTTHYMEEAQRLCDRVAILDRGRLMALDTVPALIEAHGGPGNLVVRTGDGESRHETTDPLGTLAELQARQAVDHFQYLPPDLETVFLNLTGRALRD, via the coding sequence ATGCTCGTGTTCGACCATGTCAGCAAGTGCTTCGGCGACCTGCGCGCGGTCGACGACCTGTCCTTCGAACTGGAGGCAGGCGAGGTGTTCGGGCTGCTGGGGCCGAACGGCGCCGGCAAGACGACGGCGATCAACATGGCGGTCGGTCTGCTCGAACCGGACGAAGGGGTGGTCCGCTTCGCGGACGAGGCCTTCGACCGGGACCCCCGCGACGCGGAGAATCGCAGGTCGCTGGGCCTGGCGCCGCAGTCCATCGCTCTCTATGAGCAGATCAGCGGCGCCGACAACCTGCGTTTCTTTGGCCGCCTGCACGGTCTCCGGGGATCCGACCTGGAAGAACGGGTCGCCGCCTGCCTCGACTTCGCCGATCTTGTGGACGTCGGGAAGAAGGTGGTCTCCAAGTACTCCGGCGGCATGCAGCGGCGACTGAACCTGGCGGTCGCGATCATCCACGACCCGGAGTTGGTGCTGCTCGACGAGCCGACCGTCGGCGTGGATCCTCAATCGAGGAACGCGATCTTCGAGCGCGTCGAACAGCTCCGGGACGCAGGCAAACAGGTCGTCTACACGACCCACTACATGGAGGAGGCCCAGCGTCTCTGCGACCGGGTCGCAATTCTCGACCGGGGCCGGCTGATGGCGCTCGATACGGTGCCGGCTCTGATCGAGGCCCACGGCGGCCCTGGGAACCTGGTCGTCAGGACCGGCGACGGCGAGTCACGCCACGAGACGACCGATCCGCTCGGAACGCTCGCCGAACTCCAGGCCCGGCAAGCGGTGGATCACTTCCAGTACCTGCCGCCGGACCTGGAAACGGTGTTCCTCAATCTCACCGGCAGGGCGCTGCGGGACTAG
- a CDS encoding ABC transporter permease produces MNKIVAMAAKDIHILFRDKLGFFFTIFFPLMMAIFFGAMFAGLSRGPASIPIALVDADRTAGSARFVERLETAGGLAIERIPGDQALEQVRRGQTAVLVTLRPGFGAALDNPFVATPEVEMSVDPTQFAAAGMVRGVLLEAAGAELQAFMSDPSRMSVTNEQNRRLIEEFSPPSEARDDLLNVLDQIPRIPVLIDEAGLGSVTTGATGGFGPPLEIEQTQVQAQRRGPTNSYATSFAQAMLWTLIGGSVSFSMSIAIERSRGTLMRLLVAPITARQLLAAKGLACLGATLFTSSALITLGITVFDVTPTSYPLLALALLCGSICFCGIMMVLSVIGKTEQAAAGVGWGIALPFTMLGGGMVPLFLMPEWMQTLGNISPMKWTLMAYEGAIWRGFTLSEMLLPCAVLVAIGVVAFTLGARNLRWDTG; encoded by the coding sequence GTGAACAAGATCGTCGCCATGGCCGCGAAGGACATCCATATCCTCTTCCGGGACAAGCTGGGTTTCTTTTTCACGATCTTCTTCCCATTGATGATGGCGATCTTCTTCGGCGCCATGTTCGCCGGCCTGAGCCGCGGACCGGCGAGTATTCCGATCGCCCTGGTCGACGCGGACAGGACCGCCGGTTCAGCACGCTTCGTCGAGCGGCTCGAGACCGCCGGTGGACTCGCCATCGAGCGGATTCCAGGCGACCAGGCGCTGGAGCAGGTGCGCCGGGGTCAAACCGCCGTCCTGGTCACCTTGAGGCCCGGGTTCGGAGCCGCCCTGGACAACCCCTTCGTGGCGACGCCCGAAGTCGAGATGAGCGTCGACCCCACACAGTTCGCCGCTGCCGGGATGGTCCGCGGCGTACTGCTCGAAGCGGCCGGGGCCGAACTGCAGGCGTTCATGAGCGATCCGTCTCGCATGTCCGTAACGAACGAGCAGAATCGGCGCCTGATCGAGGAGTTCAGCCCTCCCTCGGAGGCCCGCGACGACCTCCTGAACGTTCTCGACCAGATCCCGCGCATTCCGGTGCTGATCGACGAAGCCGGGCTGGGCTCGGTCACCACGGGCGCAACCGGCGGATTCGGCCCTCCACTCGAGATCGAGCAGACCCAGGTCCAGGCGCAGAGACGTGGACCCACCAACTCCTACGCCACCTCGTTCGCGCAGGCCATGCTCTGGACCCTGATCGGCGGTTCCGTGTCCTTCAGCATGTCGATCGCCATCGAGCGGAGCCGCGGCACGCTGATGCGGCTGCTGGTGGCGCCGATCACGGCCCGTCAACTCCTGGCGGCCAAGGGGCTGGCCTGCCTCGGGGCAACCCTGTTCACGAGCTCAGCCCTGATCACGCTCGGGATTACCGTGTTCGACGTGACGCCGACTTCCTATCCGCTGCTCGCCCTGGCCCTTCTCTGCGGTTCGATCTGCTTCTGCGGCATCATGATGGTCCTGAGCGTGATCGGCAAGACGGAACAGGCAGCTGCCGGGGTCGGCTGGGGCATCGCGCTCCCCTTCACGATGCTCGGCGGCGGCATGGTGCCCCTGTTCCTGATGCCGGAGTGGATGCAGACCCTCGGCAACATCAGCCCGATGAAGTGGACATTGATGGCCTACGAGGGCGCGATCTGGCGCGGTTTCACGCTGAGCGAGATGCTGCTGCCCTGCGCCGTTCTGGTAGCCATCGGGGTCGTGGCCTTCACGCTCGGCGCCAGGAACCTGCGCTGGGACACCGGTTGA
- a CDS encoding ribokinase, with product MTAPLLVIGSVNYDLIFRHPRLPRQGETVTGTELFESCGGKGANQAVAAVRCRGALDGETPTIYFAGAVGNDGNGDAQRRVFVEAGLDTRHLLVLDDIHTGLSAVWVEAGTGDNRIMNSPGANSRVTASALASVPVEEAGLLLIQNETPADGVRNAIKRASDSRVPVIWNPAPIDEHTDPGLEPEQIAWVTPNEVECAVLLGRAGERIDAAGAADAASELLALGYGGVALTLGPAGVLLAEPGSAPTSVPAPDVNAVDTTGAGDAFNGAFASALLASADSRAAAAFGVRYASDSVTRPGTQTSFARW from the coding sequence TTGACCGCGCCCCTGCTCGTCATCGGTTCGGTCAACTACGACCTGATCTTCCGGCATCCCCGTCTGCCCCGGCAGGGGGAGACGGTCACCGGTACCGAGCTGTTCGAATCCTGCGGCGGCAAGGGCGCCAATCAGGCGGTGGCGGCCGTGCGGTGCCGCGGCGCGCTCGATGGCGAGACGCCGACCATCTACTTTGCCGGCGCCGTCGGCAACGACGGAAACGGAGACGCCCAGCGGCGCGTGTTCGTGGAGGCCGGCCTGGACACCCGCCATCTGCTCGTACTCGACGACATCCACACCGGCCTGTCCGCAGTCTGGGTCGAGGCCGGCACCGGAGACAACCGGATCATGAACTCTCCTGGAGCGAACTCGCGTGTAACGGCGAGTGCGCTCGCGTCGGTGCCCGTGGAGGAAGCCGGATTGCTGCTGATCCAGAACGAAACGCCGGCCGACGGGGTGCGAAACGCGATCAAGCGCGCCTCTGACTCCCGCGTGCCGGTGATCTGGAACCCCGCGCCCATCGACGAACACACCGATCCCGGCCTCGAACCCGAGCAGATCGCCTGGGTGACGCCGAACGAGGTCGAGTGCGCGGTGCTGCTCGGCCGCGCGGGCGAGCGGATCGACGCGGCCGGCGCCGCCGATGCGGCTTCGGAGTTGCTCGCTCTCGGCTACGGCGGCGTCGCTCTCACCCTGGGTCCCGCCGGCGTCCTGCTGGCCGAACCCGGATCGGCGCCGACCTCGGTTCCCGCACCCGACGTCAACGCCGTCGACACGACGGGCGCCGGAGACGCCTTCAACGGCGCCTTCGCCTCCGCACTGCTTGCGTCGGCCGACAGCCGCGCGGCCGCCGCGTTTGGCGTCCGTTACGCCAGCGACTCGGTGACCCGGCCCGGCACCCAGACCTCCTTCGCACGCTGGTAG